tgaccccgtagtcgctggcataagggactttatccgcgtacgaagtcgcgggcagaagctagtatgaacTAAGTAAGGTCAAACAAGAGGTAGTTGGTACCAAtgctaggtaggtatgtacagttaaccttttgaacgccaatgtcggctatagccgacatgagcaagcgtgccctgtgcgccaacgacggctatactcgacaaaaaacaggtcgcagaaaaatacaaaatatacctattaaatcattacttttatgtattttttagtagatatttaattaagatttttcgggcttggcgtacagggcataggaataccgatatggcgtggcggtgaaaaggttaaggAGTTCTTTCATCTCTCTGTATTTTCAATCATGAAGTGGGATCTAAACCCTCATTGTTTTGTGGTGCAAAAAGTCAAATTTTATACCCAGTGTGTTCATATGacgagttgccctcgatttctctaAGTTTCCATCCATCaacagatcctggacctaacaATAATGGGACAATTTAAGAAGTATTTTCAGACCAAAAGGACTGTGGTGCACAGCTTTAGTGCCATATTAACAAATGCTCAGGTGGATGTGATGTATCAGAATtcagcaatttttattttgattttggacCAAAATGGCTGATGtcctttatgtatttattttgtgctttTAGCAAGTATTAGGATGAGACATCATTTTCATACaagattgaaaataaatgtgagatgcttttagtatttataataataaaacacctTTTACATATAGACAGATAGTATTTATTTTCGCAGATCCTCACTTGATATAccatatttctttttcagtgcATCAATCTCTTCTGCTTTCTTTTCAATATCCATTCCCTTGAAAGCTTTGTTTGATCTGTAATATAACACTACTAGATACCGATTGCAAACATTGAAGCCTGACAAGTGATCACAGGCATTTTTGGCATCaaatatatcttcataaactaTGAAAGCTGTACCTCTTGTCTCCGGCGTATTACCACTGCAAcatgaaaaatgtatttaaatacatatacttGTTTCAAAGTATTTTATAGAAGGCTTTCTATTGAGAAatggtaatttattatacagGTGCTTAAAGTAGTCATTCATTTCAGCTGGGAACTATTTTCTGTAGTGTAGTGGTTGTTTCCCTGCTGCTTGACCCATCctgtgggaacttcttcccttaccaggacaaaatatagcctatgttactcggggatagtgtagcttctcaacagATAAATAACCTTTCAATCAATATATTTCAACCTGGTCctcttaatttaaaataagttacaaATGGGTTTagttagtagtttttgagtttctACATTACAAACctccacacaaaataatataaatctttcttctttataacattagtgagaacagataataattatacttaCACACGAATTTGTCGAATTGCACCATATTTTCCAAAGATATCATACATTTCTTCAGCAGATATTTTGTAGGGCAAATTTCTGACATAAAGTATTCTGTTAACTTCTGGCGGTAATCGTACCTAAAACAAAGACACTGGATAATTAATGAAGTTTTTGTGAGaccatttataaaacaattacattattaatcCTGCATTTTTTGTTCCGCAGTGTTATATTAATCAATGCTATAGACACTAGAGCTCCTGTTTatatgacaataaaataaaatctcactCTATCTACTCACATTTGCACGCCTTTGAAGGGCTAAAGCCATAATTGCAACGTTTCAGTGACTATCACAATTAGTTGCACTCGAAGTTCTACACGAAAAAGAAGTGACCAATAGTAGCGCTACCTTCTTCAGTGATTTAGTTTTACGATCATTCAGAATATAAAATTATCACAATCATAACAATTAGTTCAAACAACAAAATGCACGCACAATCCGTCCGAGGCGTCCGACATTACATTAGGATTAGTGACAGTGACAGGTGACATGACACAGACAATATCAGTTGTCACagatatatataattatatcagtCAAACCAAAAGCTTAGACGAGTAAACACAACAtcactatttaataaatatactctcttataacagttgtgaagctacatACGTTccaagaataattattttttaaccaaaacAATCAGTATGTTGCGCtaatatcataattattcaaacttaaaagatagagaacaaattgtagaaatagaatattataacgAAAGCAATAACGAAATACAACATACCAGATCAAGCCGTAAAGCAGTGAACGCCTCTATCCCACAAGGGAGCGTTATAGGATGCCTTCTATTTCTCCTCTATATTAACGACCTTCCCAAAACAATCAACGGACCATGCGTGTTATTTGCAGATGATGTCTCCATACTCACCTCGTGTCAAAAAGTagataatataaatgaaaaactaaacTCTCTTCTTACTTCAACCTTTAGCTGGATGGAAAACCATAACTTAGAAATAAACTtctcaaaaactaaattaattaccttCCACCCCCATCAAAAAGCCccgataaaattaaactactcctataataacacaaaactagAACAAGTCAATGAATTCACACTCCTTGGTTTAGTAATAGATACACATGTAAATTGGAAAGCACACATACAAAAATTCGAGCAAAACTATCAAAATTCTTATACGCCTTAcgcgaaattaaaaaaactaccaaCCTACAAACAACACTTGCCACATACTATGCCTACGCCCAAGCGTGGCTTAGTTATGGCATCATATTATGGGGTAATAGTACAGATTCGCACACCATTTTTACCTTGCAAAAGAAACTCATCCGGATAATAaccaatattaaacaaacagacagctgCAAACCACATTTCCAAAAGCATAAAATTCTCACACTTACCTGTTTATACATCTTAGAAGTATGCAAATTCGTCCGTCATCACCCTGAATTCTATACTACCCGACAAgatattcaaagtaaatatagCCTACGACACAAGAATAGATTAAACCTACCTACATCCCACCTTAAAATACATTCTTCCGGTCCGctaataatgtcaataaaaatatataacaacttACCTAAAACGATCAAAGATGAAACGAAAACGACTATGTTTATAAGTAAACTAAAGAAATTTTTACACTCTAAATGCTACTATACAATAAAAGAGTACATGGAcgataagtcaataaaaaaataataagtaagtacatacagactctcacgcacacacacatatacaacaaacacacacacacaaacacacacacacacacacacacgcaagataagaatataacatgtaaatatatttcagttttatttttatttagtaaaactaaacttaataaaactaaactaggtaataattataagtactgcaaacctctcctacctctttatgctgtgccctaccgggtccatattgtttcaaatatattgtttaaactttataaaaataccacctgtattacatatggaacgcaaataaagatttgaatttgaatttgaatttgaaactaTCGATATTCTTGCTGCATCACCATGGAACATCACTATCAAAGTTCTTTACCACAGATAATACATCAGCTTACGATCGGGACCATAGACGTAATATATCTATGATCGGGACAGCCGCGTCGCCCGCGCCATCGGTCGGCACAACTGTATGGATGACAAATGCCCCTTTCTCGCACaacacagaaataataatcatatcAGATCCATCCAGATCCAACAACTTGATGCGGTGCGTGATACGATACATTAtgcaatataaaatgtataaaggtatttaaaaaaaaaaaagttgtgccCTTGTCATCTGAACGTAGCCTAATAGGTTATTGATTTTCTAAGGGCTGCCTGAATggtcatatatttatttaaataattac
The window above is part of the Helicoverpa armigera isolate CAAS_96S chromosome 3, ASM3070526v1, whole genome shotgun sequence genome. Proteins encoded here:
- the LOC110375147 gene encoding splicing factor 3B subunit 6 — encoded protein: MALALQRRANVRLPPEVNRILYVRNLPYKISAEEMYDIFGKYGAIRQIRVGNTPETRGTAFIVYEDIFDAKNACDHLSGFNVCNRYLVVLYYRSNKAFKGMDIEKKAEEIDALKKKYGISSEDLRK